In one Oscillospiraceae bacterium genomic region, the following are encoded:
- a CDS encoding hydratase, whose protein sequence is MIHITRTGVRYQNGAFTPADGPALSQGRGGTMAYKILSAHNTSGSMERLAVRFDAMASHDITYVGIIQTARASGLEAFPLPYVLTNCHNSLCAVGGTINEDDHVFGLSAAKKYGGEFVPAHQAVIHSYMRERYAAPGRMILGSDSHTRYGAYGAMAIGEGGPELARQLLCKTYDIAYPRVVAIHLTGAPRPGVGPQDVALALIGATFKEGVVKNAVMEFFGPGVASLAMDYRSGIDVMTTETACLSSVWQTDAQVARHLEVLGRGEQFAQQAPEEGACYDALIEVDLSEIEPMIALPFHPSNAYPIRVFKENMEDLLHQIDLDTAEQLGVKNAAPLRNKMVNGGFRVDQGVIAGCSGGTYQNLLRAAEILEGRPIGSDSFWLSCYPGSMPVMQELTRNGVISALMAAGASVRSCFCGPCFGAGDVPANGAFSIRHSTRNFPNREGSKPGDGQVSYVALMDARSIAATALNGGLLTAADELPTVPMDGPDVPYRYDDSSYRARVYYGVGKPDPAAELVFGPNIADWPEQVALPENLLLTAAAAIYDPVTTTDELIPSGETSSYRSNPLRLAEFALSRKDPQYVPRAKQVLSLERLRREDPERPEVREALMSRDGRTTGLGTFIMALKPGDGSAREQAASCQRVLGGCANLAGEYATKRYRSNVVNWGMLPFTGDALADWNVRPGDRLWIPGVRAALRGGAEELPATLIQGEKETPVTLRLPGMTAEERDIVLAGCLINYYAK, encoded by the coding sequence ATGATACATATTACCCGCACCGGCGTCCGCTACCAAAACGGCGCCTTTACGCCCGCCGACGGCCCGGCGCTGAGCCAAGGCCGCGGCGGCACAATGGCCTACAAGATCCTCAGCGCCCACAACACCAGCGGCAGCATGGAGCGGCTGGCGGTCCGCTTCGACGCCATGGCCTCCCACGACATCACCTACGTGGGCATCATCCAGACCGCCCGGGCCTCCGGCCTGGAGGCCTTCCCGCTGCCCTACGTGCTCACCAACTGCCACAACTCCCTGTGCGCCGTGGGCGGCACCATCAACGAGGACGACCACGTCTTCGGCCTGTCGGCGGCCAAGAAGTACGGCGGCGAGTTCGTCCCCGCCCACCAGGCGGTCATCCACTCCTACATGCGCGAGCGCTACGCCGCGCCGGGGCGGATGATCCTGGGCTCCGACTCCCATACCCGCTACGGCGCCTACGGCGCCATGGCCATCGGCGAGGGCGGGCCCGAGCTGGCCCGCCAGCTGCTGTGCAAGACCTACGACATCGCCTACCCCAGGGTGGTGGCAATCCACCTAACCGGCGCGCCCCGGCCCGGCGTGGGCCCCCAGGACGTGGCCCTGGCCCTCATCGGGGCCACCTTTAAGGAGGGCGTGGTGAAGAACGCCGTGATGGAGTTCTTCGGCCCCGGCGTGGCCAGCCTGGCCATGGACTACCGCAGCGGCATCGACGTGATGACCACCGAGACCGCCTGCCTGTCCTCGGTGTGGCAGACCGACGCCCAGGTGGCCCGCCACCTGGAGGTCCTGGGCCGGGGGGAGCAGTTCGCGCAGCAGGCCCCGGAGGAGGGCGCGTGCTACGACGCGCTGATCGAGGTGGATCTCTCGGAGATCGAGCCCATGATCGCCCTGCCCTTCCACCCCTCCAACGCCTACCCCATCCGGGTGTTCAAGGAGAACATGGAGGATCTGCTCCACCAGATCGACCTGGACACGGCCGAGCAGCTGGGCGTGAAGAACGCCGCCCCCCTGCGCAATAAGATGGTAAACGGCGGGTTCCGCGTGGATCAGGGGGTCATCGCCGGGTGCTCCGGCGGCACCTACCAGAACCTGCTGCGCGCCGCCGAGATTTTGGAGGGCCGCCCCATCGGCTCCGACTCCTTCTGGCTGTCCTGCTACCCCGGCTCCATGCCCGTCATGCAGGAGCTCACTCGCAACGGGGTCATCTCCGCCCTGATGGCGGCGGGGGCCTCCGTCCGCTCCTGCTTCTGCGGGCCCTGCTTCGGCGCGGGGGACGTGCCCGCCAACGGGGCCTTCTCCATCCGCCACTCCACCCGCAACTTCCCCAACCGGGAGGGGAGCAAGCCCGGCGACGGGCAGGTGAGCTACGTGGCCCTGATGGACGCCCGCTCCATCGCGGCCACCGCCCTGAACGGCGGCCTGCTCACCGCCGCCGACGAGCTGCCCACCGTGCCCATGGACGGCCCCGACGTGCCCTACCGCTACGACGACTCCTCCTACCGCGCCCGAGTGTACTATGGCGTGGGTAAGCCGGATCCCGCGGCCGAGCTGGTCTTTGGGCCCAACATCGCCGACTGGCCGGAGCAGGTGGCCTTGCCCGAGAATCTGCTGCTCACCGCCGCTGCGGCCATCTACGACCCGGTGACCACCACCGACGAGCTGATCCCCTCGGGGGAGACCTCCTCCTACCGCTCCAACCCCCTGCGGCTGGCGGAATTCGCCCTGTCCCGCAAGGACCCGCAGTACGTGCCGCGGGCCAAGCAGGTGCTGTCGCTGGAGCGCCTGCGCCGGGAGGACCCGGAGCGCCCGGAGGTGCGGGAGGCCCTGATGAGCCGCGACGGGCGGACCACCGGCCTGGGCACCTTTATCATGGCACTGAAGCCCGGCGACGGCTCCGCCCGGGAGCAGGCGGCCTCCTGCCAGCGGGTGCTGGGGGGCTGCGCCAATCTGGCCGGGGAGTACGCCACCAAGCGCTACCGCTCCAACGTGGTCAACTGGGGGATGCTGCCCTTCACCGGGGACGCGCTGGCGGACTGGAACGTCCGGCCCGGCGACCGGCTGTGGATTCCCGGCGTGCGCGCGGCGCTGCGCGGCGGCGCGGAGGAGCTCCCCGCCACCCTGATCCAGGGGGAGAAGGAGACCCCGGTCACCCTGCGCCTGCCCGGCATGACGGCGGAGGAGCGGGACATCGTCCTGGCCGGCTGCCTGATCAACTACTACGCAAAATAA
- a CDS encoding manganese ABC transporter ATP-binding protein produces MIKKHQDAGNSCGACCLKVSDLSVDIGGAEILNGVSFHLHCGEIVALIGPNGAGKSSLFRAVLGQLPYRGSIEFQRAGGGKARPLIGYVPQSPSFDRGDPVSVFDFFSAAISDYPVFLPTPKRLRARVAGCLERVHGEGLIDKRMGALSGGELQRVLLALALEPLPHTLILDEPLSGVDIDGERQLLDMLDEIRTSYDLSILLSTHDFATLEGYADKVILLKNSVLKVGAPGEVLSSEEFRAVFHLDVGRGAGRQ; encoded by the coding sequence ATGATAAAAAAGCATCAGGACGCGGGCAACAGCTGCGGGGCCTGCTGTCTGAAGGTCAGCGACCTGTCGGTGGACATCGGCGGGGCTGAAATTCTCAACGGCGTCTCCTTCCACCTCCACTGCGGGGAGATTGTGGCCCTGATCGGCCCCAACGGGGCGGGGAAGAGCTCCCTGTTCCGGGCCGTGCTGGGCCAGCTGCCCTACCGCGGCTCCATCGAGTTCCAGCGGGCGGGGGGCGGCAAGGCCCGGCCCCTCATCGGCTACGTGCCCCAGAGCCCCAGCTTCGACCGGGGGGACCCGGTGAGCGTGTTCGACTTCTTCTCCGCCGCAATCTCGGACTACCCGGTGTTTCTGCCCACCCCCAAGCGCCTGCGGGCGCGGGTGGCGGGCTGCCTGGAGCGGGTCCACGGGGAGGGGCTCATCGACAAGCGCATGGGGGCCCTCTCCGGGGGCGAGCTGCAGCGGGTGCTGCTGGCCCTGGCCCTGGAGCCCCTGCCCCACACCCTCATTCTGGACGAGCCCCTCTCCGGCGTGGACATCGACGGGGAGCGGCAGCTTCTGGACATGCTGGACGAAATCCGCACCAGCTACGACCTGTCCATCCTCCTGTCCACCCACGATTTCGCCACCCTGGAGGGGTACGCCGACAAGGTGATCCTGCTGAAAAACAGCGTCCTGAAGGTGGGCGCGCCGGGCGAGGTGCTCTCCTCGGAGGAGTTCCGCGCGGTGTTCCACCTGGACGTGGGAAGGGGGGCGGGGCGGCAATGA
- a CDS encoding zinc ABC transporter permease: MSFWYTLVDLLPFEWAQPGFMKNALLAVLVISPLFGILSTMVVQSRMSFFSDALGHSAFTGIAIGVLCGLAEPMWCAVIFAVAFALLFTYVRRRSNMASDTVIGVFSSTAVALGIFIATLGGGSFTKFNSLLIGDILSVESGKIALLAAILLVVLVLWVCSFNELMLSAIHPALADSRGVKVFWQEAVFSAAIAVVVTVSMTWVGLLVINSLLVLPAAGARNLARNLRQYHLFSLLGAVLAGIAGLLTSYYIGASAGASITLYLAAFFAVTFLFRKRRM; this comes from the coding sequence ATGAGCTTCTGGTATACCCTGGTGGATCTGCTGCCCTTCGAGTGGGCGCAGCCCGGATTTATGAAAAACGCCCTGCTGGCGGTGCTGGTCATCTCGCCCCTGTTCGGCATCCTGTCCACCATGGTGGTGCAGAGTCGCATGTCCTTCTTCTCCGACGCGCTGGGCCACTCGGCCTTTACCGGCATCGCCATCGGCGTGCTGTGCGGCCTGGCGGAGCCCATGTGGTGCGCGGTGATCTTCGCGGTGGCCTTTGCGCTGCTCTTCACCTATGTGCGCCGCCGCTCCAACATGGCCAGCGACACGGTGATCGGCGTGTTCTCCTCCACGGCGGTGGCCCTGGGCATCTTTATCGCCACCCTGGGGGGCGGCAGCTTCACCAAGTTCAACAGCCTGCTCATCGGCGACATCCTCAGCGTGGAGAGCGGGAAAATCGCCCTGCTGGCCGCCATCCTGCTGGTGGTGCTGGTGCTGTGGGTGTGCTCCTTCAACGAGCTGATGCTCTCCGCCATCCACCCCGCCCTGGCCGACAGCCGGGGGGTGAAGGTATTTTGGCAGGAGGCGGTCTTCTCCGCCGCCATCGCCGTGGTGGTGACGGTGTCCATGACCTGGGTGGGGCTGCTGGTGATCAACTCCCTGCTGGTGCTGCCGGCGGCGGGGGCCCGCAACCTGGCCCGCAACCTGCGCCAGTACCACCTGTTCTCCCTGCTGGGGGCGGTGCTGGCCGGCATCGCGGGGCTGCTGACCTCCTACTACATCGGCGCCTCGGCGGGCGCGTCCATCACGCTGTATCTGGCGGCGTTCTTCGCGGTTACCTTCCTGTTTCGCAAGCGGCGGATGTAA